In Xyrauchen texanus isolate HMW12.3.18 chromosome 27, RBS_HiC_50CHRs, whole genome shotgun sequence, one genomic interval encodes:
- the tmem51a gene encoding transmembrane protein 51a: MVRFGNMSYSDQTPPSPSRGSSSNSGAQYATATLGVGLIALGIVMIVWSVVPSGSAGNSSRPGMESSQVRDTSSVAFVLVGGGIALLLLSVCLSIRNKRRAARGQEASNTPANAQERAMAEQLAQSYMVPSYEEVVESGQYPISQSSVRNNSTTQLPAYEELVEHQLALEDGSNQARRHSSQTDPSSGEGGRRKSRPGSKLIPLKMRRFKSENMRRKSLSDAPQSYVFTIEPLTPPPHYDDEPPPLLTNTPQ, translated from the exons ATGGTGAGGTTTGGAAATATGTCCTACAGCGACCAGACACCTCCCAGCCCCAGCAGAGGCAGCAGCAGTAACTCTGGGGCACAGTATGCTACTGCCACGCTGGGTGTGGGCCTCATAGCCCTCGGGATCGTCATGATTGTCTGGAGCGTGGTGCCATCAGGGTCAGCTGGGAATAGCTCCAGACCAGGCATGGAGTCTAGTCAAGTACGGGACACCTCATCCGTAGCTTTCGTGCTGGTCGGAGGAGGCATTGCTTTGCTGTTGCTCTCTGTGTGTCTGAGCATACGGAACAAACGGCGAGCGGCCAGGGGACAGGAAGCCAGCAACACACCCGCAAACGCACAGGAGAGGGCTAT GGCGGAGCAGTTAGCTCAGAGTTACATGGTTCCCAGTTATGAGGAGGTGGTTGAGAGTGGTCAGTACCCCATCAGTCAGTCATCTGTGCGGAACAACAGCACCACCCAGCTTCCAGCCTATGAGGAGCTTGTGGAACATCAACTCGCCTTGGAAGATGGGTCAAATCAGGCACGCAGACACTCTTCTCAAACTGACCCCAGCTCTGGAGAGGGTGGCCGCAGAAAGAGCCGACCCGGTAGCAAGCTTATTCCCCTAAAAATGCGACGCTTCAAATCGGAGAATATGAGAAGGAAGAGCTTAAGCGATGCCCCGCAGAGCTATGTGTTCACCATCGAACCCCTCACACCTCCCCCACATTATGACGATGAACCTCCACCACTACTTACAAACACTCCACAGTAA